The following DNA comes from Saccharomyces cerevisiae S288C chromosome XIII, complete sequence.
AGTGTTTTTACCGATATATTAGGTAGAGATTTCAAGGCAAATACAGGAGATGATGATGGGAACTGTAAAAAGGGAGTGCTTTGCTACAGCTATACTTTTATGGTTACGAAATATTGTGCCGCTTTTAATCTTTTGTTCGTTTTGGGGATAATTGGATATACGTACTATCGAAGAAGAGCAACTGCAAATTCCCTGTAGACGGTGTCATCCTGACATTGctttcatattctttttcaccaTCACAAATGAACATTTTAAGAAATATTACTATATACTGGTATATATTCAACATTTTACAACGGACTACCCGTGAAATATTTCCTCAGGGTACTTGAATTCAACGTGCAAGTTTTCAGCAAACTTTATGTCAGAATCACTGAAGTCCTTTTTCCTCCCAGCAGCGTCACCGCAATAATATATCCAATTCAACTTGATGGGAGAAATTTGTTCTGAAACCCTGTATGCACTTTCCAGGTCCCTTTTAAAAAACTCTACCATTCCTGTCATTGGTTTTCGAACTTTTTCGAATATGTTAGGATCATTGTTATAACTTTCACCTAAGCTTGCGAATGTGATCTTACTATGATTTGCTGCAAAAGTTTTCGGCCTTTTAGGTGCTGCATATAGCCATAACCTGTGTGATAACGTTTCTCCTCTCTCATCGTTTTTGATTGCCTTTAAAAATAGCAAAATTTTATTAGTGTACTTGGTGCAACTTTTAGAAGTTCTTGGGACGGTGATGACACCACCTTGGTTAGAAAATATGACTATGACGGCCGTGGGATCATTATCAATGATATTACACAGGTAATCCAGGGTGGATTTCTTGGAgttaaaattaataaacTGCCAATCACTTGCGCTTCTACTAAAACTTATATTGGGGGACTTTGGTTTGATAATTGTATGGTCCAGATCAAAGGCATAAACGTTTAGACCATGCTCGTCGTGATCAATGGATTGTGGAAACTTGGGCGTGAACTTAATCAGAAATGGCAGGATTGTTAATTTGTGGGACATGGGCTTTCCTTCGGTTCAGTTTTCTATGTTATCCATCTGATTTTGGGATGATTTTACAGATTAAAATCGATTTAAAGCCATACGCAAAAGAGGGGAAACGAAAGAAACGCACAGAATTCATTCACATAGATGAAGGGAACAGAAAATGAGAATGTTATATGACAGATAAGCAGCATATTCAGGACATATATCcagatatatatacatataagCTATTAACAAGGAgaagaaaccaaaaaaaaaaaaaaaagaaaacatccTCAGATGATATCAGCTTTACCTACAGTTTCGTAATATTTACAGACGTCAGAGCCACTCAATTTCCTCGGAACAAAGATTTTAGACACTATAGAAACct
Coding sequences within:
- the TPP1 gene encoding polynucleotide 3'-phosphatase (DNA 3'-phosphatase; functions in repair of endogenous damage of double-stranded DNA, activity is specific for removal of 3' phosphates at strand breaks; similar to the l-2-haloacid dehalogenase superfamily; homolog of human polynucleotide kinase/3'-phosphatase), with translation MSHKLTILPFLIKFTPKFPQSIDHDEHGLNVYAFDLDHTIIKPKSPNISFSRSASDWQFINFNSKKSTLDYLCNIIDNDPTAVIVIFSNQGGVITVPRTSKSCTKYTNKILLFLKAIKNDERGETLSHRLWLYAAPKRPKTFAANHSKITFASLGESYNNDPNIFEKVRKPMTGMVEFFKRDLESAYRVSEQISPIKLNWIYYCGDAAGRKKDFSDSDIKFAENLHVEFKYPEEIFHG